Proteins encoded by one window of Lathyrus oleraceus cultivar Zhongwan6 chromosome 1, CAAS_Psat_ZW6_1.0, whole genome shotgun sequence:
- the LOC127115370 gene encoding NAC domain-containing protein 45, producing the protein MAPMTLPPGFRFHPTDEELVAYYLERKITGRIIELDIIAEVDLYKCEPWDLPEKSFLPSKDMEWYFYSPRDRKYPNGSRTNRATRGGYWKATGKDRAVNSQKRQVGMKKTLVYYKGRAPHGIRTNWVMHEYRLNESHPGASLSSLKDSYSLCRIFKKTIQIPTKTNEEEQGEDTKKEMMMQGEDSSGTEISREIMETMDEKVIYNNEYPKFPCDASSSDVTQGTCTPTETCNNNITDDFHAQFACDEANSSTIGLSYPSNLFQDIEIPMYGGFHNQFPQTPFMMEDFPQMETKSILKPDMSENCFLYDKYIGCMNGTLEEIISLCSSQDHSVAFPML; encoded by the exons ATGGCTCCAATGACTCTACCACCTGGATTCAGATTCCACCCTACAGATGAAGAACTTGTTGCTTACTATTTAGAAAGAAAAATAACAGGTAGAATCATTGAGCTTGACATCATTGCAGAAGTTGATCTCTACAAATGTGAACCATGGGATTTACCAG AAAAATCGTTTCTTCCAAGCAAGGATATGGAGTGGTATTTTTATAGTCCAAGAGACAGAAAGTATCCAAATGGGTCAAGAACAAATAGAGCAACAAGAGGTGGTTATTGGAAAGCAACTGGAAAAGATAGGGCAGTGAATTCTCAAAAGAGACAAGTTGGAATGAAGAAGACACTTGTTTATTACAAAGGTAGAGCACCTCATGGAATTAGAACCAACTGGGTTATGCATGAATATCGTCTTAATGAATCACACCCTGGTGCTTCTCTCTCTTCTTTGAAG GATTCATATTCATTGTGTCGAATTTTCAAGAAGACAATTCAAATTCCGACAAAAACTAATGAAGAAGAACAAGGTGAAGATACAAAGAAGGAAATGATGATGCAAGGGGAAGACTCAAGTGGAACTGAGATTTCAAGAGAAATAATGGAAACTATGGATGAAAAAGTTATTTATAATAATGAATATCCAAAGTTTCCATGTGATGCTTCATCTTCTGATGTCACTCAAGGAACATGTACACCAACAGAAACATGCAATAATAATATAACAGATGATTTTCATGCACAATTTGCTTGTGATGAAGCAAATAGTTCAACTATTGGATTAAGCTATCCCTCAAACTTATTTCAG GATATAGAAATACCTATGTATGGTGGCTTCCATAATCAATTTCCACAAACACCTTTTATGATGGAAGATTTTCCACAAATGGAGACAAAATCAATATTGAAGCCTGATATGAGTGAAAACTGCTTTTTGTACGACAAATACATTGGCTGTATGAATGGAACACTAGAAGAAATCATTTCTCTATGTTCCTCTCAAGATCATTCTGTGGCTTTTCCAATGCTATAG